A stretch of the Lolium perenne isolate Kyuss_39 chromosome 3, Kyuss_2.0, whole genome shotgun sequence genome encodes the following:
- the LOC127339053 gene encoding uncharacterized protein yields the protein MEEDNEEYEAEDVCAVEDLSLLEAFKDEEDGEEHGGQDEEDGGEDGGEDGGEDGGEELEEDEGLGGLPQELNKDLAWYPPEEEVYVAAEERLEPRDKKPYKRGITKLPKLKTWAFRDVVLVPAGKSMFKYGDPRRLPTREYSNILGGLIRKHFPGIVNLPSGGRDVAWTWKHYSYAEDPSGKCANMQERVVRHFWKYFTRAEGEEIACDVILHELCRVRVTGMHYEARVQCVRDWHAERKVWMSKADCRDTLMAPWQTLLACVGKTRRAFLRWSYGGHPRVRRKHEEGKQKRLEMGGGSHVLGSKNLALTLQQEEVKTGVTPNLFGLFQKSKTRREPHPETGSVWVNGLAEAQCGAYRSKFKAKHGEDADPTTEDFDVEVAVLAGQGKKGGRLWIADGLVDPKTIPSLRQIRRGRTSEQPRVETRPRASDLAVEKLRAEMEERERRHQEEQMRMRRQLRENMRDAATDVAADATTAADVPADVHEPGRADFTTGE from the exons atggaggaagacaatgaagaatatgAAGCTGAGGATGTGTGTGCCGTAGAAGACCtaagtttgctcgaggcgttcaaa gacgaggaggacggtgaGGAGCACGGTGGGCAGGATGAGGAGGAtggtggggaggacggtggggaggatgGTGGGGAGGATGGTGGGGAGGAGCTcgaggaggatgaggggttggggggTTTGCCGCAGGAGCTAAACAAAGACCTAGCTTGGTATCCGCCCGAGGAGGAGGTGTACGTTGCAGCCGAGGAGAGGCTGGAACCacgggacaagaagccgtataagcgcgggattacgaaactccccaagctaaaaacttgggccttccgcgatgttgttctcgtgcccgctggaaagag CATGTTCAAGTATGGTGACCCGAGGAGGCTCCCGACACGTGagtactcgaacatccttggagGCCTAATTAGGAAGCATTTCCCTGGGATTGTCAATCTCCCTAGTGGTGGCCGCGATGTGGCTTGGACTTGGAAGCACTACAGCTACGCGGAAGATCCTAGCGGCAAGTGCGCCAACATGCAAGAGCGGGTTGTCCGCCacttctgg aaatacttcacgAGGGCTGAGGGCGAGGAAATTGCGTGCGACGTTATCTTACACGAGTTGTGCAGGgtgagggtgactggcatgcactacgaggcacgtgtccAGTGCGTCCGAGACTGGCACGCCGAGCGCAAAGTTTGGATGAGTAAGGCTGATTGTCGGGATACGCTCATGGCACCGTGGCA aaccctcctcgCATGCGTCGGGAAGACAAGGCGTGCTTTCTTGCGATGGTCATATGGTGGACATCCCCGAGTACGccggaagcacgaggagggcaagcagAAGCGTTTAGAGATGGGAGGTGGATCACATGTCCTGGGCAGCAAGAACTTGGCCCTTACCTTGCAGCAAGAG gaagtgaaGACAGGCGTGACACCAAACTTATTTGGCCTTTTCCAAAAGTCCAAGACCAGGAGGGAGCCGCATCCTGAAACGGGGTCCGTGTGGGTCAACGGGCTAGCGGAGGCCCAGTGTGGCGCGTACCGCTCGAAGTTCAAGGCCAAGCACGGCGAAGACGCCGACCCAACCACCGAAGACTTTGACGttgaggttgcggtgcttgcgggacaaggcaagaagggtggccgcctatggattgctgacgggttagtcgacccaaagaccattccatctctacgccagatccgtcgtgggcGTACGAGCGAGCAGCCTCGGGTAGAGACCCGCCCACGGGCTTCGGACCTAGCTGTGGAGAAGTTACGG gcggAGATGGAAGAAAGGGAACGGAGGCACCAAGAGGAGCAGATGCGGATGCGGCGGCAGCTTAGGGAGAACATGCGAGATGCGGCGACAGATGTTGCAGCAGATGCAACAACAGCAGCAGATGTTCCAGCAGATGTTCATGAACCAGGCCGTGCTGACTTCACCACCGGGGAGTAG